From the genome of Puniceicoccaceae bacterium:
GCCTGACACTTGCTCTTAACATGTTGCGAAACAGTTCGCCCGATTCCTTCGAATCCGCTTGATGCAGACGTTCCAATAGGTCACTTTTTTCCATGGTGGTTTCCTTCTCTTGTTAGTTTTGCTGCCTCCAAGCTTGGTCGCATGGAGGCGGGAAACCACCTCAAAGTTTTAACAATTTTGGGGACTCTTCCGTCCTCGCCCGGTCAGACTTGCGACCTTGGCTTGTGGTGAATTTCTGTCCAACTTTTCCCGACCGGCTCAGAATTAGAGGACTTCGAAAACGAGGACAGTGATTGAAAATGTCGTAAAATGCGCGATTAATTGACATGTTAAATGAAAGAACCGATTTTGTAAGCATTATGAATACGGCAAAAGTCATTGAAGAAATCAAGCAGCTCCCTCTGGAGGAACAGGGCAAGGTTGTTGATTTTTTGAACGAGCAAGCTGCCCAACATGTGAAGTTTGCAGAGGATGCTGAAGTTGAAGCTGCTGCTGAAGCTGTGTTTGAAGAACACGCCGAATTGTTTAAAAAACTGGCTCAATGAACGAACCAAAGTTTTTGAGTGTTCGTCAGATTGAGAACTTCCATCGGCGAGGACTGGAACTTTGGGGCGGGTCAGAAGGAATCCGAAATCGATCCCTTTTTAAAGGAGCGGTTGCTCAGGCTCAAAATGTCTATTGGTATGCTCAAGGTGACCTCTTTGATGTCGCTGCGGCTTACTGCTTCCATATCGCACAAGCTCAAGCCTTCCTTGATGGAAACAAAAGAACTGCAGTTGCTGCGGGGCTGACTTTCCTTCGAATAAATGGTGTAACTGTTGGATCTGAATTATCTGAAATGATCTATGATGCCATGATTGGCATTGCCAAACATGAGTTGGATCGATCCGGACTTGCAGAGTTGCTTCGAAAGCATCTAATCAATAGATAATACCTTCTTTAGCTGCTCCAAAATCCTCACATGGTATGAACCGGGGACATCGGTAACACGAAAACCGGAGACATCCTCCTTCGCATAAAGCTTCGGTGGACGCAGTCGGTAACACTTTTTTACAAACTGGGTGCATGCCCTGGACAGAAGAAGAACTGATGGAGAAGAAAGAGAGATTCGTTGAGCTGGCGCTGAGCGGAAAGTTTTATATCAGCGATTTGAGTCAGCAGTATGGGATCATCCGCAAGACAGCGCACAAGTATCTCAAGCGCTACAAAGCGGAAGGCAAACTGGGGTTGCAGGAACGCAGCCGTTGTCCATTGGGATATGCGCTTGGTTGACGGTCCGAATTCTCCCGAATCCGGCTGCGGTTGAGGGGGAGGTTTGGGGGAGTCGGAGTGGGGATTCCGGGTAGTGTTGTGGAGGTGTGAAGCGAGGGAGATCAGGGTAGGGTGTCATTGGGTTGTAGATAGGACGGGAGCTGGAAGCTCCCGCTACGATTTGGATTTCTATCTTCTCTGTGCTCCGCGATCGGGTTGACCTGCCCCCTTAAAAAAGAGCCAGTTGCAAAGTTAGTCTGAAACCTTTAGGAAAGGAGACAGACAACAATGTGAGACAAGCGATACATGTGGATCAAATCATGCGGCTCCGGCTCAAGGAAGGCCTTCAGGGACTCCAGGGGGGCCAAAAAGCCGCGTCGTAGGGAGGGGTTCCTCAAAGAACGACAAAACGCAAAGCCGAGTGCGTAAACGATGTATATCAAGTCGGGTTGTCCGTGTGAGAACCCATGGGTTGAGAGCTTTCATAGTCGATTTCGGGACAACCGCCTGAACCGCGAGCTGTTCTTGAACCTTAAAGAGGCAGAAGTGGTTATCTCGGACTGGAAAAGGCTCTTCAAAGACGAACGGCCACATAGTGGCATCCATTACAAATTACCCGTGCAGGTCTATCACTCAGACGGGGGCGCTGATTGCCGCCCCCGATCCCCAGGCTAGGGCTAACAGCATTGACAAAAGTAGAACTTTGATACCGTGTTTAACTTGAACCAAAACCCAGCAGACTAACTCCAAAACTGGCCAAGTGTCAGGGGTCAGGTCATCATGACTGTAAACTCATTTTACCTTTATCAACATGTTCCCAAATGCGGAGGTACTTCATTTCGCAGTGCGTGTTCAAGCATGGGAATGAATGTGCTTCGTGAGAAACTCTCTGAGGTCAGGAGAAATGAAGTGGCTCGAAAGCAATGGTTGGAACGGAGGAAAGATGCGCTTTTCCAGACGAACGATTCCATGCTATGCGGGCATTTTATTTTTGATGGAGTTCGACCGAAGGAATGGCTGGAGAGTGAGATACAGTCAGGAAAAGTTCGATTGGTTACGCTTTTGCGCGATCCGCTTGAACGGGCCATATCTGCGTGTTTTTATCGGAAAAAGAGAGGACTTGAGACATTTCCGACGCTTGAAGCGCGCCTCAAGGCAATGAAAAATCCAATTTCGCGCCATCTGGGCTATCAAGGAGAGAACCCTGAGC
Proteins encoded in this window:
- a CDS encoding type II toxin-antitoxin system death-on-curing family toxin — translated: MNEPKFLSVRQIENFHRRGLELWGGSEGIRNRSLFKGAVAQAQNVYWYAQGDLFDVAAAYCFHIAQAQAFLDGNKRTAVAAGLTFLRINGVTVGSELSEMIYDAMIGIAKHELDRSGLAELLRKHLINR
- a CDS encoding leucine zipper domain-containing protein produces the protein MPWTEEELMEKKERFVELALSGKFYISDLSQQYGIIRKTAHKYLKRYKAEGKLGLQERSRCPLGYALG